From the genome of Agromyces intestinalis:
GACCGCGTGGGCGGCCGAGGCCGAGCTGGCGCAGCATCCGCAGTTCGCCGAGGACGCCCGGCCGCTGCTGCTCACCGGCGAGATGATGTACCCCTGGATGTTCGACGAGATCCGCCTGCTGCGGCCGTTCCGCGATGCGGTGCACCTGCTCGCCGAGCGCGCCGATTGGTCGCCGCTGTACGACCTCGACCGGCTCGCCGACAACGAGGTGCCGGTCGCCGCCGCCGTCTACTTCGACGATATGTACGTCGACTCGGGGCTGCAGCTCGACACCGCTCGGCGGGTCGGCAACCTGCAGCCGTGGGTCACGAACGAGTACGAGCACGACGGCATCGGTTCGGCGCGGGTGTTCCCCCGGTTGGTCGAGCTGGTCGCCGAGCGCGGCGGGCCCAGGCTGGATGTCTCGAACCGCACGGATGTCTCGAACCGCACGTCGAACGAAGGAGTCGCTGGATGACCGATCTCGCCCAGGGCACGCACGCGGGCCACGACCACGCTCCGGCCGCGGCGTCGTCGATGCCGGCGCCGTCGTCGCCCGACCCGCGCCTGCCGCGGCTCGCCGAGATCCCGGCGTTCCGCGACTACATGGCGACCGGCTGGGGAACCCCCGACCGCGACCCGAAGCTGCCGGCCGGCGCAGCCGAGGCGGCGGCCGCCCACCGCGCACGGCTATCGGCGCAGTTCCCGGGCCGGGTCATCGCGGTCGCCGCGGGGTCGGCGCCCGTGCGGGCGAACGACACGTTCTACGACTTCCGGCCGCACAGCGACTTCGCGTGGCTCACCGGATGCGCCATCGAGGACGCGGTGCTCGTGCTCACGCCCGCGGGCTCCGCGCACGACGCGACGTTGTTCGTGCCCCCGCCCGCGTACCCGGGTGACACCGCGTTCTTCCGCGACGCCGCGCACGGCGAGCTGTGGGTCGGATCGGCGCCGAGCCTCGACGACTGGTCGGCGGCGCTCGGCATCGAGGTGCGGGCGCTCGGGCGGCTGGGCGAGCTGGTCGGCGCCTCGTCGGTCGGCGGCTCGAACGGCGAGGTCCTGTTCGGCGGGGCCCCGTGGCATCCGCCCTTCGATCGCGGCGCCGCACCCGACCTGGCCCGCGTACTCGCGGAACTGCGCATGTTCAAGGACGCGTGGGAGATCGCCGAGCTGCGCCGTGCCGTCGATGACACCGTCGACGGGTTCGCGAGCGTCATCCGCGAGATCCCCACCGCCGTCGAGCGCGGCGGCGAACGCTGGCTGCAGGGCACGTTCGACCGGCACGCGCGCACCGTCGGCAACGGGCCCGGATACTCGACCATCGTCGGCAGCGCCGGGCACGCGCCGACCCTGCACTGGGTGCGCTGCGACGGGCCGGTCGTGCCCGACGAGCTGCTGCTGCTCGACATGGGCGTCGAGACCCGCGCGTTCTACACCGCCGACGTCACGCGGACCTTCCCCGCGAACGGCACGTTCAGCGCCGCCCAGCGCGAGGCGCACGACCTCGTCGAGCGGGCGCACCGGGCGGGCCTGGCGGCCGTGGCGCCCGGGCGCGCGTTCAGCGACTTCCACCATGCCGCGATGGAGGTCATCGCGAACGGCCTGCACGACTGGGGCCTGCTGCCCGTTTCGGTCGACGAGGCGCTCTCGCCCGACGGCCAGCACCACCGCCGGTACCTGGTGTGCGGCATCGGCCACCACCTCGGCCTCGACGTGCACGACTGCGCGACCTCGAGCTACGAGGCCTACCAAGGGGCGACCATGGCGCCGGGCATGGTGCTGACCGTCGAGCCCGGACTGTACTTCCACACCTTCGACGAGACCGTGCCGCCCGAGCTGCGCGGCATCGGAGTTCGCCTCGAGGACGACCTGCTCGTCACCGACACCGGGGCCGAGGTGCTGAGCGACGCGCTGCCCATCGACGCCGCCGGCATCGAAGACTGGATGCGGGCGCGATGACCCTCGAATCGCTGCGCCTGCCCGAGCCCCGGAGTCTGCGCGCCCAGGTCGAGCAGACGCTGTCAGCGGCGATCATCTCGGGCGAGCTGGCGCCGGGCGAACTGCTCACCGTGCCGACGCTCGCCGCACGGTTCGACGTCTCGGCGACTCCGGTGCGCGAGGCGATGCTCGAACTCGAGCACCGCGGATTCGTCGAGCCCGTGCGCAACAAGGGGTTCCGGGTGACCGAGGTCAGCGACGAGGCGCTGCGGCAGCTCGTCGCGGTGCGCCAGCTGCTCGAACCGCCCGCGATGGAACAGCTCGCACGCGTGCTGCCCGAACTGCCGGCCGACCGGCTCGAGCCGTTGCGGGCGTTCGCCGAGCAGATCGTCGCGGGTGCCTCGCGCGGCGACCTGCCGGCGTATCTCGCGGCCGACGTCGAGTTCCACCTCGGCCTCACCGCCCTGCTCGGCAACGATCTGCTCGTCGACCTCGTGCGCGACCTGCGATCGCGCACGAGGCTCGTCGGGCTGGTCGCGATGCTCGAGTCCGACCGACTGGGGGAGTCGGCCGCCGAGCACCTCGTGCTGCTCGATCTGCTCGCCGCGGGCGACGCGGCCGGTGCGCGCGACCTCATGCACCGGCACATCGCGCACACCCTCGGCTGGTGG
Proteins encoded in this window:
- a CDS encoding GntR family transcriptional regulator → MTLESLRLPEPRSLRAQVEQTLSAAIISGELAPGELLTVPTLAARFDVSATPVREAMLELEHRGFVEPVRNKGFRVTEVSDEALRQLVAVRQLLEPPAMEQLARVLPELPADRLEPLRAFAEQIVAGASRGDLPAYLAADVEFHLGLTALLGNDLLVDLVRDLRSRTRLVGLVAMLESDRLGESAAEHLVLLDLLAAGDAAGARDLMHRHIAHTLGWWAGNPETAEALAR
- a CDS encoding aminopeptidase P family protein; this translates as MTDLAQGTHAGHDHAPAAASSMPAPSSPDPRLPRLAEIPAFRDYMATGWGTPDRDPKLPAGAAEAAAAHRARLSAQFPGRVIAVAAGSAPVRANDTFYDFRPHSDFAWLTGCAIEDAVLVLTPAGSAHDATLFVPPPAYPGDTAFFRDAAHGELWVGSAPSLDDWSAALGIEVRALGRLGELVGASSVGGSNGEVLFGGAPWHPPFDRGAAPDLARVLAELRMFKDAWEIAELRRAVDDTVDGFASVIREIPTAVERGGERWLQGTFDRHARTVGNGPGYSTIVGSAGHAPTLHWVRCDGPVVPDELLLLDMGVETRAFYTADVTRTFPANGTFSAAQREAHDLVERAHRAGLAAVAPGRAFSDFHHAAMEVIANGLHDWGLLPVSVDEALSPDGQHHRRYLVCGIGHHLGLDVHDCATSSYEAYQGATMAPGMVLTVEPGLYFHTFDETVPPELRGIGVRLEDDLLVTDTGAEVLSDALPIDAAGIEDWMRAR